In Gemmata obscuriglobus, a single genomic region encodes these proteins:
- a CDS encoding autotransporter-associated beta strand repeat-containing protein, whose translation MPFRPTVERLEDRTVPALVAQRGDFLMIGNTLAQDAGPGVVAPVVGTVGATGTNTNDTAPDVYWRADDPTAGAAAANTSITVAQARTTAVLTVPAGATVTHAFLYWAGTGTADATAALERPGVFTQGVTASATYTAALNGLAYMGVADVTALVQQYGSGAYRVSDVSALSLTNVNNSSLFAGWSLVVVYARSSDPFRTFFISDQLNQVLNGGSTTVALNGFTVSSPGGRLGVIAFDGDDSLSGDGLSVNGVALSNANNPANNVFNSTRTNDGAVSSDPGDLPRLTGGPRSMSGVDIDTFDLAGALASGQTQATAEATTTNDSYLVGPLILAINSFAPEFGPSTLTATDLNGGALLPGDVVSYTVSVQNQGDDASLGSALAAALPADVTYVPGSLQILSGANAGPQTDAAGDDPGTYDPVARTVSVNLGVGAGAGGGGRLGIAETTTVTFQVVVNAGATQVVMPVTVTGAGETGTTPVSTTLTSTLAVSQNATPALTDLDGDTVPWAGVGSTVRPDAGTALTAADADLEALNGGLGDWAGAALTVRRSGTAVLTDVFGFDPAGALFAVNGNALEAGGQAFATFTAAAGVLTVAFTSSGTAATTALVRDVLRRVTYRNDTPAGDAPLVYDLSDGIVSAVATVTITSDEIYVNDAGDAADADRNTVTLREAAAVAAAQPGAQTVRFVSAAFAAPQTVTLGSALALDAGLTLDAGNAAGVTVTGAAVQLGGALTYVAGAGDSDTLASAITGAGTLAKTGAGTLTLSGTNSYTGGTTVTGGTLSVTDGANLGTGPVTLAGGTTLEVTGAGTLANTVTGAGALTKTGAGTLTLSGANSYGATTVTGGTLSITDGANLGTGAVSLAGGTTLEVTGAGTLSNAVTGAGALVKSGAGTLTLSGTNTYTGGTAVTGDTLSITDGANLGTGAVSLAGGTTLEVTGAGTLSNAVTGAGTLAKTGAGTLTLSGTNSYGATTVTAGTLSIAGDSNLGAGTVTLGAGATFEVTAAGTVDNAVTLAGAATLRTTADVLLSGVVGGAFALTKSGTGTLTLSAANTHSGAFTVGAGAVYVTGTLASSAVTVSAGGLLGGTGTVSGPVTAAGTVAAGVAGAGVLTLSGGVTFPGGGTAAVELNGTAPGTGYDQVGSGPVDLTGATLSAVLGFTPAGGTSFVVINNASGSPVTGTFSGLPEGATVTIGGVPFAVSYAGGDGNDVTLTAAAAAAAPAVSIGDVTASEGADGLAAFVFTVRLSAASLVPVTVTYTTAAGTAGAGTDFVPVTGTLVFAPGVTELTVSVGVVGDPVPEPDERFTVVLTGVTNATVGRGAATGTIANDDPPRIVIGVGTSGATAGIVQPVNPLTGVLGDPVRPYEGYAGDVRVSSGDMDGDGLVDMITGAGPGPMGGHVKVIDGRTGAERFSFLAFEGFRGGVQVSSGDIDGDGHDDIIVAADAGAVPHVKVFSGRDGSLLRSFLAYDAGFRGGVRVSAADIDGDGLDDIVTMSGAGSAPHVRAFGGRDGGVLISTLVAGRPTGGLYVAAGDLDGDGYAEVVTGSGVGDPPVVNVYGGRGGALERSFLAYLAGFVGGVRVGVEEIDGRAMILTGAGPGAGPHLCAFGAAGGDPPLSMFVGPTSVHGGVYVG comes from the coding sequence ATGCCGTTCCGCCCCACGGTCGAGCGACTCGAGGACCGGACCGTCCCCGCACTGGTCGCGCAGCGCGGCGACTTCCTCATGATCGGCAACACGCTGGCCCAGGACGCCGGCCCGGGCGTGGTCGCGCCGGTCGTCGGCACGGTCGGGGCGACCGGCACCAACACGAACGACACCGCCCCCGACGTGTACTGGCGCGCCGACGACCCCACCGCCGGCGCCGCCGCCGCGAACACGTCGATCACCGTCGCGCAGGCCCGCACCACCGCCGTCCTCACCGTGCCCGCCGGCGCCACGGTCACGCACGCGTTCCTGTACTGGGCCGGCACCGGCACGGCGGACGCCACCGCCGCCCTCGAGCGGCCCGGCGTGTTCACCCAGGGCGTCACCGCCTCCGCCACGTACACCGCGGCGCTCAACGGCCTGGCCTACATGGGCGTGGCCGACGTGACGGCCCTGGTGCAGCAGTACGGCAGCGGCGCGTACCGGGTCAGCGATGTGAGCGCGCTGTCCCTCACCAACGTGAACAACTCGTCGCTGTTCGCCGGCTGGTCGCTGGTCGTCGTCTACGCCCGCAGCAGCGACCCGTTCCGCACCTTTTTCATTTCCGACCAGCTCAACCAGGTGCTCAACGGCGGGTCCACCACGGTCGCGCTCAACGGGTTCACGGTGTCCAGCCCGGGGGGCCGCCTGGGGGTCATCGCGTTCGACGGCGACGACTCGCTGAGCGGGGACGGGCTGTCGGTGAACGGCGTCGCGCTGTCCAACGCCAACAACCCCGCGAACAACGTCTTCAACAGCACCCGGACGAACGACGGGGCCGTGTCGAGCGACCCGGGCGACCTGCCCCGGCTGACCGGCGGGCCGCGCAGCATGAGCGGCGTCGACATCGACACGTTCGACCTGGCCGGGGCGCTGGCGAGCGGGCAGACGCAGGCCACCGCCGAGGCCACCACGACCAACGACTCGTACCTCGTCGGCCCGCTGATCCTGGCGATCAACAGCTTCGCCCCGGAGTTCGGCCCGTCCACCCTCACCGCCACCGACCTCAACGGCGGGGCGCTGCTGCCCGGCGACGTGGTGAGCTACACCGTCTCCGTGCAGAACCAGGGGGACGACGCCTCGTTGGGGTCCGCGCTGGCGGCGGCGCTGCCGGCCGATGTCACCTACGTGCCCGGGTCGCTCCAGATCCTCTCCGGGGCGAACGCCGGCCCCCAGACCGACGCCGCGGGCGACGACCCCGGCACCTACGACCCGGTCGCCCGGACCGTGTCCGTGAACCTCGGCGTCGGGGCCGGCGCGGGCGGCGGGGGGCGGCTCGGGATCGCGGAGACCACCACCGTCACGTTCCAGGTGGTCGTGAACGCGGGCGCCACGCAGGTGGTGATGCCGGTGACCGTGACCGGGGCGGGCGAGACCGGCACCACGCCCGTCTCCACCACGCTGACCAGCACCCTGGCCGTCAGCCAAAACGCCACGCCGGCCCTGACCGACCTGGACGGCGACACGGTCCCGTGGGCCGGGGTCGGGAGCACCGTGCGCCCGGACGCCGGGACCGCCCTGACGGCCGCCGACGCGGACCTGGAGGCGCTCAACGGGGGCCTCGGGGACTGGGCCGGCGCCGCGCTCACCGTCCGGCGGTCGGGCACCGCCGTGCTCACCGACGTGTTCGGGTTCGACCCGGCCGGCGCGCTGTTCGCCGTGAACGGCAACGCGCTCGAAGCGGGCGGGCAGGCGTTCGCCACGTTCACCGCCGCCGCGGGCGTGCTCACGGTCGCCTTCACCAGTTCCGGCACCGCGGCCACCACCGCCCTGGTGCGGGACGTGCTGCGCCGCGTCACCTACCGGAACGACACGCCCGCCGGTGATGCCCCTCTGGTGTACGACCTGAGCGACGGCATCGTCTCGGCGGTGGCGACGGTCACGATCACGTCCGACGAGATCTACGTGAACGACGCCGGCGACGCCGCGGACGCCGACCGCAACACGGTCACGCTGCGCGAGGCCGCGGCCGTCGCGGCGGCCCAGCCGGGCGCGCAAACGGTCCGGTTCGTGTCCGCCGCCTTCGCCGCGCCGCAGACGGTCACGCTCGGCTCGGCCCTCGCGCTCGACGCGGGCCTGACGCTCGACGCCGGCAACGCGGCCGGCGTCACGGTCACCGGCGCGGCGGTGCAACTGGGCGGCGCGCTCACCTACGTCGCGGGCGCCGGCGACAGCGACACCCTCGCGAGCGCGATCACCGGCGCCGGAACGTTAGCCAAAACGGGCGCCGGGACGCTCACCCTCTCGGGCACCAACAGCTACACCGGTGGGACCACCGTCACCGGCGGCACCCTGAGCGTCACCGACGGCGCGAACCTGGGCACCGGACCGGTAACACTGGCCGGCGGCACCACCCTCGAAGTGACCGGGGCCGGTACCCTTGCGAACACCGTCACCGGCGCCGGCGCGCTCACGAAGACCGGCGCCGGGACGCTCACCCTCTCGGGCGCGAACAGCTACGGCGCCACCACCGTCACCGGCGGCACCCTGAGCATCACCGACGGCGCGAACCTGGGCACCGGGGCCGTATCACTGGCCGGCGGCACCACCCTCGAAGTGACCGGGGCTGGCACCCTCAGTAACGCCGTCACCGGCGCCGGCGCGCTGGTTAAGTCCGGGGCCGGAACGCTCACCCTCTCGGGCACCAACACCTACACCGGTGGGACCGCCGTCACCGGCGACACCCTGAGCATCACCGACGGCGCGAACCTGGGCACCGGAGCCGTATCACTGGCCGGCGGCACCACCCTCGAAGTGACCGGGGCCGGCACCCTCAGTAACGCCGTCACCGGCGCCGGAACGTTAGCCAAAACGGGCGCCGGAACGCTCACCCTCTCGGGCACCAACAGCTACGGCGCCACCACCGTCACCGCCGGCACCCTGAGCATCGCGGGGGATTCTAACCTCGGGGCCGGAACGGTGACACTGGGCGCCGGTGCAACCTTTGAGGTCACCGCGGCGGGCACGGTCGACAACGCCGTCACCCTGGCCGGCGCCGCAACGCTTCGCACCACCGCCGACGTGCTGCTGTCCGGTGTCGTCGGCGGCGCGTTCGCGCTGACCAAGTCCGGAACCGGAACGCTCACGCTGTCCGCCGCGAACACGCACAGCGGGGCGTTCACCGTCGGGGCCGGGGCGGTGTACGTGACCGGCACCCTCGCGAGTTCGGCCGTCACCGTGAGCGCGGGCGGGTTGCTCGGCGGGACCGGAACCGTGTCCGGGCCGGTGACCGCGGCCGGCACGGTGGCGGCCGGCGTGGCGGGCGCGGGCGTGCTCACGCTCTCCGGCGGGGTCACGTTCCCGGGCGGCGGCACGGCCGCGGTCGAGCTGAACGGCACCGCCCCCGGCACCGGGTACGATCAGGTGGGCAGCGGGCCGGTCGATCTGACGGGCGCGACACTTTCCGCCGTGCTCGGGTTCACCCCGGCCGGCGGGACGAGCTTCGTCGTCATCAACAACGCCAGCGGTTCGCCGGTCACCGGGACGTTCAGCGGGTTGCCCGAAGGGGCGACGGTCACGATCGGCGGGGTGCCGTTCGCCGTCAGCTACGCCGGCGGCGACGGGAACGACGTGACCCTCACGGCCGCGGCGGCCGCGGCGGCCCCGGCGGTGTCGATCGGGGACGTGACCGCGAGCGAAGGCGCGGACGGGCTCGCCGCGTTCGTGTTCACGGTGCGCCTGTCGGCGGCGAGCCTCGTGCCGGTCACGGTCACGTACACCACGGCCGCCGGCACCGCCGGGGCGGGCACCGACTTCGTACCGGTCACCGGCACCCTGGTCTTCGCGCCGGGCGTCACGGAACTGACGGTTTCGGTCGGCGTGGTCGGCGACCCGGTGCCGGAACCGGACGAGCGGTTCACAGTGGTGCTCACGGGGGTGACGAACGCGACCGTCGGCCGCGGCGCCGCCACCGGCACCATCGCCAACGACGACCCGCCGCGGATCGTGATCGGGGTCGGCACCAGCGGCGCGACGGCCGGCATCGTCCAGCCGGTGAACCCGCTCACGGGCGTGCTGGGCGACCCGGTCCGGCCGTATGAGGGGTACGCCGGGGACGTGCGGGTGTCGTCCGGGGACATGGACGGGGACGGGCTCGTCGACATGATCACCGGCGCCGGCCCGGGGCCGATGGGCGGGCACGTGAAGGTGATCGACGGGCGGACCGGCGCCGAGCGGTTCAGCTTCCTGGCGTTCGAGGGGTTCCGCGGCGGGGTGCAGGTGTCGTCGGGGGACATCGACGGGGACGGGCACGACGACATCATCGTGGCGGCGGACGCGGGCGCGGTCCCGCACGTGAAGGTGTTCAGCGGGCGCGACGGGTCGCTGCTGCGGAGCTTCCTGGCCTACGACGCCGGGTTCCGCGGCGGGGTGCGGGTGTCCGCGGCGGACATCGACGGGGACGGGCTCGACGACATCGTGACCATGAGCGGCGCGGGGTCGGCGCCGCACGTGCGGGCGTTCGGCGGGCGCGACGGGGGCGTCCTGATCAGCACGCTGGTGGCGGGCCGCCCGACCGGGGGGCTGTACGTCGCGGCCGGCGACCTCGACGGGGACGGGTACGCCGAGGTGGTGACCGGGTCCGGGGTCGGCGACCCGCCGGTCGTGAACGTGTACGGCGGCCGGGGCGGCGCGCTGGAGCGGAGCTTCCTGGCGTACCTGGCGGGGTTCGTGGGCGGGGTGCGGGTGGGGGTGGAAGAGATCGACGGGCGGGCGATGATCCTGACCGGCGCCGGCCCGGGCGCGGGGCCGCACCTGTGCGCGTTCGGGGCCGCCGGCGGCGACCCGCCGCTGAGCATGTTCGTCGGCCCCACCAGCGTCCATGGCGGGGTGTACGTGGGCTGA
- a CDS encoding metallophosphoesterase, with protein MSRTPAAPPTAYKSAKVVVLGDSNVGKSWLASQLFEKRHPTEDERGTTHGMRIWKKPAGEFHTSAAAPIGEDREVFLWDFGGQPEYQLVHQMFLHDSALALILFDPTRSNAERDKAKAWNLRLGKQIGHRTVVKFLVGAQVDDDAKAKLIDRAAIDKLRSDCGFNDFYPTSGMTGYGVEELRAALAGAIDWSLGQTTRPELFQRIREEIDARRAAGEVVVTLRAFNDALRKKFPHIFAEDAARAVTDQLAGQGLLAKTQTRDGGEALILRVDVVEKYAGSLIFLARDNPRGVPALPESDLGVRQNTLPWTGKDRLAWEQERIVLECVTELMIRHGVCFRHQGVLVFPTLFPEAQTEADAEPLAHAVPLWYDFTGAIDNVFASLVSGLMVLHTFGTGRLLPGRAEFDDPDHGLCGLRRLARPGGLAHLELFFGPKTAQPHRDKFVAYVEAHLREYGVEVAECQAIKCPGCGKEINEETVRERIADGKEDVVCGRCERRTPIQVSLLAGGIAEVRERDPQTDVKVLALRQEIKEQLALDALIAKAVIAAVDGAPLDARSIHIHIGDRFDNSGTITGSAVGREAQVTAQDIVAAGNTAARVAKATPGAAGGDVKRVRILHLSDLHFTKGTDWRQHLDPLLHDLSHADLKCDVVHHLVVSGDFVDKGAGVAFHPAREFVSALRERLGISIERVVLVPGNHDVVDDDAFYEWRSKKDGLKEGEYTPKGDGFLTRNSKTWPKRFKPFSDHLYHPLFQQPYPLKPDDQGQGFPTGRTNVQFLAFNSAWAVDQTDRKRSGLHPGALLKGIGAADGHEKNLPGLRPPLRVAVWHHALMHPDGMKDESPVEHLTNAGVRIILHGDVHEANPAANPFRWPGLVVLGAGAFGAEATARPESIPGLYQVIELYTGDGPGGYEWARVHTRARAKVNGPWEGWYNWRDPDGGNRRVSHFDVDLKTGAPRPAAARPAARS; from the coding sequence TTGAGCCGAACCCCAGCCGCACCGCCCACTGCGTATAAGTCGGCGAAGGTGGTCGTCCTCGGCGACAGCAACGTCGGCAAGTCGTGGCTCGCGTCACAACTGTTCGAGAAGCGCCACCCTACGGAAGACGAGCGCGGGACCACGCACGGGATGCGCATCTGGAAGAAGCCAGCGGGAGAGTTCCACACCAGCGCCGCCGCGCCCATCGGCGAGGACCGGGAGGTATTCCTGTGGGACTTTGGCGGACAACCGGAATACCAACTCGTTCACCAGATGTTCCTGCACGACAGCGCCCTCGCGCTGATCCTTTTCGACCCGACCCGTAGCAATGCCGAGCGGGATAAGGCCAAGGCGTGGAACCTGCGGCTCGGCAAACAGATCGGCCACCGCACAGTCGTCAAATTCCTGGTCGGGGCGCAGGTCGATGACGATGCAAAGGCGAAGCTCATCGATCGGGCCGCGATCGATAAGCTTCGCTCCGATTGCGGGTTCAACGACTTCTACCCGACCAGCGGCATGACTGGTTACGGGGTCGAGGAGTTGCGTGCGGCGCTCGCCGGAGCCATCGACTGGTCGCTCGGTCAGACCACTCGGCCGGAGTTGTTCCAGCGCATCCGCGAAGAAATAGATGCTCGGCGAGCCGCGGGCGAGGTCGTCGTCACCCTGCGTGCGTTCAATGACGCGCTGCGCAAGAAGTTCCCCCACATCTTCGCGGAAGACGCGGCCCGTGCAGTCACCGACCAACTCGCCGGGCAGGGACTTCTCGCTAAAACGCAAACCCGCGACGGAGGCGAGGCGCTGATCCTGCGGGTGGATGTGGTCGAGAAGTACGCCGGCTCGCTCATCTTCCTCGCCCGCGACAACCCGCGTGGCGTCCCGGCACTCCCGGAGAGCGACCTCGGCGTGCGACAAAATACCCTTCCCTGGACGGGAAAAGACCGGCTCGCGTGGGAGCAGGAACGGATCGTTCTGGAGTGCGTGACCGAATTGATGATCCGCCACGGGGTGTGCTTCCGCCACCAGGGCGTACTGGTATTCCCAACCCTGTTTCCGGAGGCGCAAACAGAAGCCGATGCAGAACCGCTCGCGCACGCCGTACCGCTGTGGTACGATTTCACCGGCGCCATCGACAACGTGTTTGCGTCACTGGTCAGCGGCCTCATGGTGCTGCACACGTTCGGTACGGGTCGGCTTTTGCCTGGGCGCGCTGAGTTCGACGACCCGGATCACGGGCTATGTGGACTCCGCCGACTCGCCCGTCCGGGTGGACTCGCTCACCTCGAACTGTTCTTCGGTCCCAAGACCGCGCAGCCCCACCGGGATAAGTTCGTCGCCTATGTCGAAGCTCACCTCCGAGAGTACGGCGTGGAGGTCGCCGAATGTCAGGCCATCAAGTGCCCGGGGTGCGGCAAAGAGATCAACGAGGAGACCGTGCGCGAACGGATCGCCGACGGCAAGGAGGACGTGGTGTGTGGCCGATGTGAGCGCCGGACCCCAATTCAAGTAAGCTTGCTTGCCGGTGGAATCGCCGAGGTGCGCGAGCGCGACCCGCAGACCGACGTGAAGGTGCTCGCACTACGTCAAGAAATCAAAGAACAACTCGCGCTTGACGCGTTAATAGCCAAGGCGGTTATCGCGGCGGTAGACGGTGCCCCGCTTGACGCCCGGTCAATTCACATCCACATCGGCGACCGGTTTGATAACTCCGGCACCATCACCGGCTCGGCCGTCGGGCGCGAGGCACAAGTAACGGCCCAAGACATCGTTGCCGCGGGGAATACTGCTGCTCGCGTCGCGAAGGCCACCCCAGGGGCGGCAGGTGGTGACGTTAAACGCGTCCGCATTCTGCACCTGAGCGACCTGCACTTCACCAAAGGTACCGACTGGCGGCAGCACCTGGACCCGCTGCTCCACGACCTCAGCCACGCCGACCTGAAGTGCGACGTGGTTCACCACCTCGTTGTCAGTGGGGACTTCGTGGACAAGGGTGCCGGCGTGGCGTTCCACCCGGCGCGCGAGTTCGTGTCGGCGCTGCGCGAGCGGCTCGGGATCTCGATCGAGCGCGTGGTGCTGGTGCCCGGCAACCACGATGTGGTGGACGACGACGCGTTCTACGAGTGGCGTAGCAAAAAGGACGGGTTGAAGGAGGGAGAGTACACCCCGAAGGGGGACGGGTTTCTAACGCGCAACTCGAAGACCTGGCCGAAGCGGTTCAAGCCGTTCTCCGACCACCTGTACCACCCCCTGTTCCAGCAGCCGTACCCGCTCAAGCCGGACGACCAGGGGCAAGGGTTCCCGACGGGCCGCACCAACGTGCAGTTCCTCGCGTTCAACTCCGCGTGGGCCGTGGACCAGACGGACCGCAAGCGGAGCGGGCTGCACCCCGGGGCGCTGCTGAAGGGCATCGGCGCCGCGGACGGACACGAGAAGAATCTCCCCGGCCTGCGCCCCCCACTACGGGTGGCGGTGTGGCACCACGCGCTGATGCATCCGGACGGAATGAAGGACGAGTCGCCGGTGGAGCACCTGACGAACGCCGGAGTGCGGATCATATTGCACGGGGACGTTCACGAGGCGAACCCGGCGGCGAACCCGTTCCGCTGGCCCGGGCTGGTGGTGCTCGGGGCCGGGGCCTTCGGGGCTGAAGCGACGGCCCGCCCGGAATCGATCCCGGGTTTGTACCAGGTGATCGAGTTGTACACCGGCGACGGCCCGGGCGGGTACGAGTGGGCACGGGTCCACACCCGCGCCCGCGCGAAGGTCAACGGCCCCTGGGAGGGCTGGTACAACTGGCGTGACCCGGACGGTGGAAACCGGCGGGTGTCGCACTTCGACGTGGACCTGAAGACCGGCGCCCCGCGCCCGGCCGCCGCGCGCCCGGCGGCCCGAAGCTAA